The stretch of DNA GGTGACATCATTCGTCAAATTAAGGAAGCTTTATCTCTTTTCCCCAACGCTCGAGTCTCTCACATTAGTCGTTCAGCAAATGCCATGGCTCATCATTTCGCTAAGTGGGCAGTGGGGTTAGATGAAGCAGCAATTTGGATTGGCGATGACCCCTGCAATTTAGTTTCTTTTCTTTCCCTCTAAGGGCATCcctctcttcaaaaaaaaaaaaaaaaaaaaaaaaaagatatcgTTATCCGTAATGTAAGATTACACGTGTCAAGATCAAAACGGTCGATCTCCACCATTCTGTCGGCTACTGTTCACTGATCCAACAACTTTGGGAGCAAACGACTCTACTATCTCCTCTATCTACCCAGAAAGAAACACAGTTTTAATTTTCCGGACGCAACTCGAGTATTCAATTTCACTTAAGACAGTGCGCGTGAAGTCCGGCCTCAACGCGCCCATTCATATAGCGAGAACCAACACCAACTTCCCCTTACTATAAATACATAATCTCGTCTATTGAATCTTCTTTTTCTAGTTTTCGCGTGCAATTGTTTTCGCTTTTCTCATATCTagaaaattttgtatttttgtgcgtagattagagagagagagagagaaagaggagaGAGAGGAGGTAAGAGCGGGAACTTCACGAGTCGAAACTCGAAAAAAATGGCGACCATGGCGGAGAACAAGGATGAAAAAGGCTCGATCGACCTTCCAGCACCTGAAGGCTGGGCCAAGAAGGTTCGGTTCTCTTCTTCGTTTCTCTTTTTCTCACTCTTTGATTTCAAActtttttggtttcattttagcCCTAATTTGTTTTCCTGCAACTTATTTGTCCgaattttcttttctatttgtaCTGGTATTGTTGGATTTTTGTCTTTCTTTAGTGAGTTATTCGTAGCTATTTTTGTTTCGGTCTGAAGATTCACTTGTGTACTGTAATTAACGAATTTTAAATGTTTTGGGGTTAGGAGCTGAAATTAGCGGTTGAGGATTTGATTTGTGTTcgattttgttaattttttgaagtttgtTTTAATATTTTCGGTAATTATTATATCTATAAATTAAATGCAGTTGagataattttgttattttttttttcttacaataCAAATTATTTCTTTCATAATTACGTCTAAATTAGTTTTGGGATAAATCTCGTCGTACTCTTGTATGACGCATTTCTGTAAgacctttattttttaatttaaagtaaaaaaaaaatataaattgaatttttatctttatttgttGTACGTTTAAGTTTTGACCTTGCAATTTGactttttagggttttttttttcatcttttcttGAACAgtagtggttttttttttttcatcctgACCTTGTTTAGTTAGGATCTCTgctttaaattttatatcaggAAAAAAAATGGTTGTTATGGAATCTTTTACTGCTTCGCGTTAAATGCAACCTTTATTGGAAAAAACATCAGTGTGTTTCCTTTCTATTCTCGTTAAGCTGATGGGATTGACAATTGTTCCTGGTGTGACCCGCCTTAGCATTTCtttttttgggaaaatagaTATATGtgaaatagtgatgcatgttgGATTTTTTCGATTCTGGATCACTCTAAAGAATTAATGTGCTTGAATGGAGATTTGAGTAATATTTTTGATTATTCTTCTGGTGAAGTCATTAATCTCATTCCCTGTGGCTATTTTTTCTCTGATACATCAGTGTTCAtatgaaaatataatattaattggtGTTTTGATTTCTAGAGAAGGAAGTGGATTACCAATTTATCATATCATGGATAAATTCCAATGTATTTCAGCGGGTTTTAGTTAAAGGTCCAGAGAGGAGATTCTGCTAGTCTGTTCTGATTTACAAACAAACCCTGCTGATGTTCTCTTTGCAGGATCATATTTTATGGGTGTATCCTAATAATCTATTTTCTACTGCCACCTCTGAAAGAATTTTTAGGAAAAAAAGTGAAGGGAGATGATGGATATTGTGTTTTATTTACTATATGGCAGCTTCCTTTTTGCCCTGTAAATTGGTAATTGTTTCTTGGTTTCTGCTTCTGTATCCAAAACTGTTCCTCTCTCTGCAAGTTTACAATGTCAAAAGTGTGTTTATAATAATGCCATTTCTTAACTAAATAACAGAACAGAATCCGTTTAAACCCCTATACATTTAAATGCAGTGTGTTGGATTGAAGTTTGTGTGGATAGCCTTTATTCATTGTCCTGTTATATCACACTTGGTACACGGACTACTACACCCTGAGTTGTAGTTAGGTTTAACAATTTAAAATGTTCCCttcaacaattaaaaaaaaaagattaagaatgCAGGAAGGATATACAAATGAATCTTGCTTGTAACTGATTGATGTCTTACCTTATGTGTATAATTAGCAATAATATTCTCTGTCATCATTATTAATACTAATTTCTTGTTCTACTTTTTACTTCTATTCTTTAGCTAATGGCAAAAAAAACTGGGACACCAAGGAGAAATGAGATAATATTTATTGCACCTACAGGGGAAACAATTAAGAGTAAGAAACAACTAGATAAATATCTCAAGTCTCATCCTGGAGGCCCCCCTATTTCTGAGTTCAATTGGAGCACaggttttttccttttttcttcctATCTTCAAATTGATGTGTGCACTTTTAAATTGAGCAAAGATCTATATCTAGTGAAGTTACTATGCAATCTCTGTACAGGTGAAACTCCAAGGCGTTCTAGAAGATTAAGCGAAAAATCAAAAGTAAGTGAGACAGAATCACCAGAAAATGAGCCTCCCCAgaaaaagcataaaaaatcagGTTCCAAGCAGGAAGAAAAGGATAATGAAGATGGGGACGAAGAGGTAGTTGAATCAAAGGACGAAACTAGTGTAAAGGAGGAAAGTGAAGCAGGTAAAGATGTGGAAATGAAAGAAGTAGATGCAGGGGATGCTAGCAAAGTTTCTACTGAGGATGCTGTTGCTGTCAGCAAAGGAGACGATTCGAAGGAGGATGCGGTTACTGCTATATCTGATGACAACATCACAGAACCAAAAGCTGAGAATCAGGAAACTACTAACAAGACTATTGATGAAGAGAAAGAACAGGTTGCAAATGACCCATCTACAGCAGAAGAATTGAAGGAAGAAGCTGAAAAGGTCCCATCTACAGCAGAAGAATTGAAGGAA from Cannabis sativa cultivar Pink pepper isolate KNU-18-1 chromosome 2, ASM2916894v1, whole genome shotgun sequence encodes:
- the LOC115720689 gene encoding methyl-CpG-binding domain-containing protein 10 isoform X1, producing the protein MATMAENKDEKGSIDLPAPEGWAKKLMAKKTGTPRRNEIIFIAPTGETIKSKKQLDKYLKSHPGGPPISEFNWSTGFFLFSSYLQIDVCTFKLSKDLYLVKLLCNLCTGETPRRSRRLSEKSKVSETESPENEPPQKKHKKSGSKQEEKDNEDGDEEVVESKDETSVKEESEAGKDVEMKEVDAGDASKVSTEDAVAVSKGDDSKEDAVTAISDDNITEPKAENQETTNKTIDEEKEQVANDPSTAEELKEEAEKVPSTAEELKEETEKDPSTAEALEEEAEKEKEPEAPSDLSHQVEAVPVPTPVADVLVSEDVEVADEPAVEVEEGNETQPLEKAEQDVMEAVFEAADENEALVLEDVEEVAYEQALEVGERNETEPLEKAEQDVMEAVFEAADEHEALVSEDVEVVAGEQALEVEEHNETEALEKAEQDVMEAVFEAADENEEKKPEEEKAGVFTPKLTSDENSNYSVNLEEKMSQEPKASQVS
- the LOC115720689 gene encoding methyl-CpG-binding domain-containing protein 11 isoform X2; the encoded protein is MATMAENKDEKGSIDLPAPEGWAKKLMAKKTGTPRRNEIIFIAPTGETIKSKKQLDKYLKSHPGGPPISEFNWSTGETPRRSRRLSEKSKVSETESPENEPPQKKHKKSGSKQEEKDNEDGDEEVVESKDETSVKEESEAGKDVEMKEVDAGDASKVSTEDAVAVSKGDDSKEDAVTAISDDNITEPKAENQETTNKTIDEEKEQVANDPSTAEELKEEAEKVPSTAEELKEETEKDPSTAEALEEEAEKEKEPEAPSDLSHQVEAVPVPTPVADVLVSEDVEVADEPAVEVEEGNETQPLEKAEQDVMEAVFEAADENEALVLEDVEEVAYEQALEVGERNETEPLEKAEQDVMEAVFEAADEHEALVSEDVEVVAGEQALEVEEHNETEALEKAEQDVMEAVFEAADENEEKKPEEEKAGVFTPKLTSDENSNYSVNLEEKMSQEPKASQVS